From a region of the Coffea arabica cultivar ET-39 chromosome 3e, Coffea Arabica ET-39 HiFi, whole genome shotgun sequence genome:
- the LOC113736962 gene encoding UDP-glycosyltransferase 13-like: MSMSRIGDSQKRAVAHVALFPSAGIGHLVPFLRLAAMLASPNCQCRVTLIAVQPPVSAAESNELSTFFASHPQINQLDFHLPIPSSPSEFADADKPDPFFARFLAISSSVHLLHPLLASLSTPPLSAIFADFAVAADINRLADELSMPLYIVSTTSARFFSLMACLPDLILESKSSEDSSIQLPGLASVPISSLPPPFFTPDHIFTAHIRLNAQFLSKAKGILLNSFDWFESETIAAVNTGKVLAHLPPFLPIGPYEPCKAVVKAGSYLQWLDGQPNESVVYVSFGSRTALSKEQIRELGNGLERSGCRFLWVIKTTKVDKDEREDLQDLLGSSFLERTKKKGLVCKAWVEQEQVLAHPAIGGFVSHCGWNSVTEAARYGVPILAWPLNGDQKLNAEVTEKAGLGVWMRHWGWLGENLVKGEEIGDQIVELMQDKTLRIKAKKVKEEARKAYEVGGSSKKVLLEIIENH, translated from the coding sequence ATGTCAATGTCAAGAATTGGTGATTCCCAGAAGAGAGCAGTTGCTCATGTAGCTCTGTTTCCTAGTGCAGGAATAGGCCATTTGGTCCCATTTCTGAGATTGGCAGCCATGCTTGCTTCTCCTAATTGCCAATGCAGAGTTACGTTGATTGCTGTTCAGCCTCCAGTTTCTGCTGCAGAGTCCAACGAATTGTCTACCTTCTTTGCTTCCCACCCTCAAATCAATCAGCTTGATTTTCATCTCCCAATTCCCAGCAGTCCATCCGAATTTGCAGACGCTGATAAACCTGATCCTTTCTTTGCTCGATTTCTAGCTATTAGTAGCTCAGTTCATCTCCTGCATCCTCTCCTGGCTTCCTTATCTACTCCGCCTCTATCAGCCATCTTCGCTGACTTTGCTGTTGCAGCCGATATCAATCGTCTAGCTGATGAATTATCTATGCCCCTTTACATTGTATCCACCACTTCAGCTAGATTTTTTTCACTTATGGCTTGTCTTCCTGACTTGATACTCGAAAGCAAAAGTTCGGAAGACTCTAGCATTCAGCTTCCGGGTTTAGCTTCGGTGCCAATTTCAAGCCTTCCTCCTCCCTTCTTTACTCCAGATCATATTTTCACAGCCCACATCCGTTTAAATGCTCAATTCCTCTCGAAAGCCAAGGGTATTCTACTTAATAGCTTTGATTGGTTTGAGTCTGAAACAATTGCTGCAGTAAATACTGGCAAGGTGCTGGCTCATTTACCTCCTTTTCTCCCCATAGGACCATACGAGCCTTGTAAGGCTGTCGTGAAAGCTGGCTCTTATCTGCAGTGGCTAGATGGCCAACCAAATGAGTCTGTAGTCTATGTTAGCTTTGGAAGCAGAACAGCATTGTCAAAGGAACAAATAAGAGAACTAGGAAATGGACTGGAGAGAAGTGGATGCAGATTTCTTTGGGTAATAAAGACTACCAAAGTTGACAAAGACGAGAGGGAAGATCTGCAAGATTTACTTGGCAGTTCATTTCTTGAAAGAACAAAGAAGAAGGGGCTAGTTTGTAAAGCATGGGTGGAGCAAGAGCAAGTTTTAGCGCATCCAGCAATCGGAGGATTTGTAAGCCATTGTGGGTGGAATTCTGTAACTGAAGCAGCTCGTTATGGGGTGCCTATACTGGCTTGGCCTCTAAATGGAGACCAAAAGTTGAACGCAGAAGTGACAGAGAAGGCAGGCCTTGGAGTATGGATGAGGCATTGGGGTTGGCTGGGGGAGAACCTAGTGAAGGGAGAGGAGATTGGGGATCAAATTGTCGAGTTGATGCAGGATAAAACATTGAGGATAAAGGcaaagaaggtgaaggaagaaGCTAGGAAGGCCTACGAAGTTGGTGGGAGTTCTAAGAAAGTGCTTCTGGAAATCATAGAAAATCATTGA